DNA sequence from the Candidatus Poribacteria bacterium genome:
CAGAATGAGTAACTTCACATCAGACGGAGTAATATGACAACTGAAGCAAAATCACCCGTCCGCTGGGGGATCCTCAGCACAGCAAACATCGCAACAAAAGTCGCCCGTGCAATCCATTTCGCCGAAAACGCAGATTTAGTTGCAGTTGCGAGTCGAACAGAGGAACGCGCTGCAACATGGGCGCAGGAACACAATATTCCCACGGCTTACGGCACTTATGACGCGCTTCTCGCCGACGAATCGCTTGATGCCATCTACATCCCCTTACCCCCCTCACTTCACGCCGAATGGACAATCAAAGCCGCCGAACACGGCAAACACGTCCTCTGTGAGAAACCGCTCGCTGCAAACACCGATGAGGCGATCGCAATGGCAGATGCCTGTCGCCAAAACGGGGTACAACTCATGGACGGTGTGATGTGGGTTCACCATGAACGCACCACGGCGATGAAGAAGAAATTAGGGGACGGCACCCTCGGACGGCTCCGACGCGTGACAGCAGCGTTTACTTTCAATTGGGACACAATTCCTGTCGGGAATATCCGCGCAATGAAGGAGTTCGCAGGGGGCAGTCTCGGAGATTTAGGCTACTACTGTGTCCGCGCCATTCTCTGGGCATTCGAGGAGCTGCCGACACAGGTGTTCGCGACGGCGCGTTACAAAGTCGGCGTGGATTTTAATCTTGCGGGGATCCTCTGGTTCAGCGATGAACGCATCGCTACCTTAGATTGTGGGTTTGATACAGGACTTCGGAAGTGGTTTGAGGTCGCCGGCACACGGGCATCAATCGTTTGTGATGATTTCACCGTCCCGACTTCTGAAGACACTGCTCGGTTTTGGGTGCATGGACCAGATGGAAATGAACAAAACACGGTTGACGGGGGCATTCAGGAGGTCAAGATGATTGAAACATTCTCTCAGATTGTGCAATCCGGGAACCTTGAGACGCAGTGGTCCGAAGTGGCAGTAGACACAATGCGTGTTTGTGATGCCTTACTTGAATCAGATCGACGT
Encoded proteins:
- a CDS encoding Gfo/Idh/MocA family oxidoreductase, which translates into the protein MTTEAKSPVRWGILSTANIATKVARAIHFAENADLVAVASRTEERAATWAQEHNIPTAYGTYDALLADESLDAIYIPLPPSLHAEWTIKAAEHGKHVLCEKPLAANTDEAIAMADACRQNGVQLMDGVMWVHHERTTAMKKKLGDGTLGRLRRVTAAFTFNWDTIPVGNIRAMKEFAGGSLGDLGYYCVRAILWAFEELPTQVFATARYKVGVDFNLAGILWFSDERIATLDCGFDTGLRKWFEVAGTRASIVCDDFTVPTSEDTARFWVHGPDGNEQNTVDGGIQEVKMIETFSQIVQSGNLETQWSEVAVDTMRVCDALLESDRRKEIVKL